A single window of Vibrio sp. HB236076 DNA harbors:
- the ppa gene encoding inorganic diphosphatase — MSLNNVPAGKSLPDDIYVVIEIPANADPIKYEVDKDSGAVFVDRFMSAPMFYPCNYGYVNDTLSLDGDPVDVLVPTPYPLIPGSVIRCRPVGVLKMTDESGEDAKVVAVPHSKISKEYDHIQDVNDLPELLKAQITHFFERYKELESGKWVKVDGWADVEAAKAEIVSSYERAQNK; from the coding sequence ATGAGCTTAAATAACGTACCAGCAGGTAAGTCGCTACCTGATGATATCTATGTTGTAATTGAAATCCCAGCGAATGCTGATCCGATCAAATACGAAGTAGATAAAGATTCAGGTGCAGTCTTCGTTGACCGTTTTATGTCTGCTCCTATGTTCTACCCATGTAACTACGGCTACGTAAACGACACCTTATCACTTGACGGTGACCCTGTTGATGTACTCGTACCAACACCTTACCCATTGATTCCTGGTTCTGTGATCCGCTGTCGCCCTGTTGGCGTTCTGAAAATGACGGATGAATCTGGCGAAGATGCAAAAGTGGTTGCTGTACCTCATAGCAAAATTTCTAAAGAATACGATCACATCCAAGATGTGAACGATCTTCCTGAGCTATTAAAAGCGCAAATCACACACTTCTTCGAGCGTTACAAAGAGCTTGAATCTGGTAAGTGGGTCAAAGTTGACGGTTGGGCAGATGTTGAAGCAGCCAAAGCTGAAATCGTATCTTCTTACGAGCGCGCACAAAACAAATAA
- a CDS encoding gamma-glutamylcyclotransferase, which yields MTQLVFVYGTLRQGECNHHLLENSDFLGHYQSQKDYHLFDVGPYPALIDGKQSVYGEVYRIDEATLAQLDILEDVPIEYRREQINTPYGQAWIYLYQDEDALDNPIQSGDWCQRV from the coding sequence ATGACACAGCTTGTTTTTGTATATGGTACTTTACGCCAAGGTGAGTGCAATCATCATCTGTTGGAAAACAGTGACTTTCTCGGTCATTACCAATCGCAGAAAGATTACCATCTATTCGATGTCGGTCCTTATCCCGCTTTAATTGATGGTAAGCAATCGGTCTATGGCGAGGTGTATCGCATTGATGAAGCGACGCTGGCGCAATTAGACATACTTGAAGACGTACCGATTGAATACCGCCGCGAGCAAATAAATACCCCATATGGTCAAGCGTGGATTTATCTTTATCAAGATGAAGATGCGCTCGACAACCCGATTCAAAGTGGCGATTGGTGCCAACGAGTATAG